A genomic window from Aythya fuligula isolate bAytFul2 chromosome 15, bAytFul2.pri, whole genome shotgun sequence includes:
- the EMP2 gene encoding epithelial membrane protein 2, with amino-acid sequence MLILLAFIIVFHITSAALLFISTIDNAWWVGDNFSTDVWRMCTTNTSTCRAITDQFREYQSIQAVQASMILSTIFCCVAFLVFILQLFRLKQGERFVLTSIIQLLSCLCVMIAASIYTDRHEELHKSNEYIPEVSEGQYGYSFVLAWIAFAFTLISGIMYLILRKRK; translated from the exons ATGTTGATTCTTCTGGCTTTCATTATTGTGTTTCACATAacttcagcagcactgctgttcaTCTCAACTATTGACAAT gcCTGGTGGGTAGGAGATAATTTTTCTACAGATGTCTGGAGAATGTGTACCACAAACACTAGCACCTGCAGAGCTATAACTGATCAATTCAGAG agtatCAATCAATTCAGGCTGTTCAGGCCTCCATGATCCTATCTACTATTTTCTGTTGCGTGGCATTTCTGGTTTTCATTCTTCAACTCTTCCGTCTAAAGCAAGGAGAAAGATTTGTGTTAACCTCTATTATCCAGCTCCTGTCAT GTCTGTGTGTTATGATTGCAGCTTCCATTTATACAGATAGGCATGAAGAACTGCACAAGAGCAATGAATATATCCCTGAAGTTTCTGAAGGCCAATATGGCTATTCCTTCGTCTTAGCCTGGATTGCATTTGCCTTTACTCTGATCAGCGGCATTATGTACCTAATATTAAGGAAGCGTAAATAA